From one Mycolicibacterium sp. HK-90 genomic stretch:
- a CDS encoding HpcH/HpaI aldolase/citrate lyase family protein, giving the protein MTTHQESSVSLASTVRSGQPTIGTFVSLGSPLATEVCAMAGFDWLLVDLEHGSGTEADLPGQIQAAALHNVPVVVRTETCERIRAGRALDMGASGVMLPRIDTAEQARQAVTDLRYPPAGRRGVANYNRSRSFGLDTRELADVDEGVLTVVQIETLPAMRNLDEIATTGADVFFVGPGDLTAAMGIYGQFDSALLDEALTQILTAARNKGIAAGILAANLDAAHRYIEQGFTFVAVGSEATLLLAAARSVTTALHQHR; this is encoded by the coding sequence ATGACCACACACCAGGAATCGTCGGTCTCGCTGGCCTCCACGGTCCGCAGCGGCCAGCCCACCATCGGCACGTTCGTCAGCCTGGGATCCCCACTGGCCACCGAAGTCTGCGCGATGGCCGGGTTTGATTGGCTGCTCGTCGATCTCGAACACGGCAGCGGCACCGAAGCAGACCTGCCCGGCCAAATCCAGGCCGCCGCACTACACAACGTGCCGGTGGTCGTGCGTACCGAGACCTGCGAACGCATCCGGGCCGGACGCGCGCTCGACATGGGCGCAAGCGGAGTGATGCTGCCACGGATCGACACCGCCGAGCAGGCCCGACAAGCCGTCACCGACCTGCGCTACCCACCGGCCGGGCGCCGCGGTGTCGCCAACTACAACCGCTCGCGTTCCTTCGGTCTGGACACCCGCGAGTTGGCCGACGTCGATGAGGGCGTTCTGACAGTCGTGCAGATCGAAACCCTACCGGCAATGCGAAACCTCGACGAGATCGCGACCACAGGGGCAGACGTATTCTTCGTAGGCCCAGGCGATCTCACCGCAGCGATGGGCATCTACGGCCAATTCGACTCTGCACTGCTCGACGAAGCCCTCACCCAGATACTGACCGCGGCCCGCAACAAAGGCATCGCCGCGGGCATCCTGGCCGCCAACCTCGACGCAGCCCACCGCTACATCGAACAAGGCTTCACCTTCGTCGCCGTCGGATCCGAGGCGACCCTACTTCTGGCCGCTGCGCGATCGGTCACCACCGCGCTGCACCAGCACCGGTGA